From the genome of Flavobacterium ovatum, one region includes:
- a CDS encoding glycoside hydrolase family 2 TIM barrel-domain containing protein, with translation MKNIFQLIILLSFSFSINAQNKIKTPEFSKAGFFEVKDGGRTVYNFNIGWRLFLGESEDAFKSDFNDADWKIVNCPNGLQLNASEASGSVNYQGVAWYRKSFTPNNSSKGKKVKIHFEGVMGKCKIWLNDQVLGEHFGGYLPFEMDVTDKLKWNQKNIVVVKADNSDDPLYAPGKPQTRLDFAYFGGIYRDVFLVESSKVYVTNPNAVDKIAGGGIFVHVEKVSKSQATVAIQVDIQNDSPRSEKINATLLLIDHANKVVSKSIQKLSVSKGNSTKIKTTINVENPKLWSPWSPTLYRLEVLLTDNNQQKLDGVATRIGLRTIEFKGKEGFFLNNELYPGKLIGVNRHQDYGYVGNALPNNGQYNDVLIIKNGGCDIVRAAHYPADPAFMDACDALGLFYIEATPGWQFWNSENPIFEKRVYQDIRNMVRRDRNYASVIMWEPILNESQYPDYFAKKAHDLIHEEYPKQGAYTVCDKKADGQEYYDVIYEHDYNVDLVNENRCSFTREFGDNVDDFSSQNSTSRVSRGWGEQPQLIQAQFYADVPYEHTTIETLYNMAPQHIGGTLWAGFDHQRGYAPDPFYGGLTDVFRQTKYSYNMFKSQRNVSEKDAPYIFIAHEMTPFSSKDVTVYTNCEEVRLTLHDGMEIIQKPATKSEVELKLVKRGEPKIRIAKPYKKMPHPIVNFENVFDFMDTKNLHRSGGKSKSSILAEGLIGGKVVVSSRKTASKKPTRIQLTVEDHGQQLQANGSDFVVVVASIIDESGVVKRLNDNAIRFKISGEGEIIGDASIEANPKKLSWGTAPLLVKSTLKSGKIKVIASLVSSGINTPLDGEIEFESIPSNDLFIQDEIGSENETVAVKSSKTDRTMDDLTRKNKELLKKIIDLELKKEEKNQLEYDKNR, from the coding sequence ATGAAAAATATTTTTCAACTGATTATTCTCCTGAGTTTCAGTTTTTCGATAAACGCTCAAAATAAAATTAAAACACCCGAATTTTCAAAAGCAGGTTTTTTTGAAGTGAAAGATGGTGGACGTACTGTTTATAATTTCAATATTGGTTGGCGATTGTTTTTAGGGGAAAGCGAAGATGCGTTCAAAAGCGATTTTAATGATGCTGATTGGAAAATTGTTAACTGCCCAAACGGATTGCAATTAAATGCGAGTGAAGCAAGTGGAAGTGTTAATTATCAAGGTGTGGCTTGGTATCGAAAGTCATTTACACCTAATAATTCATCGAAAGGTAAAAAAGTAAAAATACACTTTGAAGGTGTTATGGGGAAATGTAAAATTTGGTTGAATGACCAAGTTTTAGGAGAACATTTTGGAGGTTATCTTCCTTTTGAAATGGATGTTACAGACAAATTAAAATGGAATCAAAAAAATATAGTAGTTGTAAAAGCTGATAATAGTGATGACCCCTTGTACGCTCCTGGAAAGCCGCAAACACGTTTAGATTTTGCTTATTTTGGTGGGATTTATAGAGATGTTTTTTTAGTAGAATCATCAAAAGTGTACGTTACTAATCCTAATGCGGTAGACAAAATAGCTGGTGGTGGAATTTTTGTGCATGTTGAAAAAGTTTCAAAATCTCAAGCCACGGTAGCAATACAGGTTGATATTCAGAATGATTCACCAAGAAGCGAAAAGATAAATGCAACCCTTCTTTTAATTGATCATGCAAACAAGGTGGTTTCTAAATCAATTCAAAAGTTAAGTGTATCAAAAGGGAATTCGACAAAAATTAAAACGACTATCAACGTTGAAAATCCAAAATTATGGTCACCTTGGTCACCTACTTTGTATCGTCTGGAAGTATTGTTAACAGACAATAATCAACAAAAATTAGATGGAGTGGCAACACGAATTGGATTGCGAACCATTGAATTTAAAGGAAAGGAAGGTTTCTTTTTGAATAATGAGTTGTATCCTGGGAAATTAATTGGAGTAAATCGCCATCAAGATTATGGTTATGTGGGGAATGCTTTGCCTAACAATGGTCAATACAATGATGTTTTAATTATAAAAAACGGAGGCTGTGATATCGTTCGTGCCGCTCATTATCCTGCTGATCCCGCATTTATGGATGCTTGTGATGCATTAGGCTTGTTTTATATTGAAGCGACTCCAGGTTGGCAATTTTGGAATAGCGAAAATCCAATTTTTGAAAAACGAGTGTATCAAGATATTCGAAATATGGTACGCCGTGATCGAAATTATGCTTCGGTTATTATGTGGGAACCTATTTTGAATGAATCGCAATATCCAGATTATTTTGCAAAAAAAGCACATGATCTGATACATGAAGAATATCCTAAACAAGGAGCATATACGGTTTGTGATAAAAAAGCAGATGGTCAAGAATATTACGATGTCATTTACGAGCACGATTACAATGTTGATTTGGTAAATGAAAACAGATGTTCTTTTACACGTGAATTTGGAGATAATGTAGATGATTTTAGTTCACAAAATTCAACAAGTAGAGTGTCACGGGGTTGGGGAGAACAACCACAATTGATACAAGCACAATTTTATGCTGACGTTCCTTATGAGCATACTACCATTGAGACTTTATACAATATGGCTCCGCAACATATTGGGGGCACGTTATGGGCTGGTTTTGATCATCAACGTGGTTATGCTCCTGATCCTTTTTATGGAGGATTAACAGATGTTTTTCGTCAAACGAAGTATTCCTATAATATGTTTAAAAGTCAGCGAAATGTATCAGAGAAGGATGCGCCTTATATTTTTATTGCTCACGAAATGACTCCTTTTTCTAGTAAAGATGTAACGGTTTATACAAATTGTGAAGAAGTTCGATTGACCCTGCACGACGGTATGGAAATAATTCAAAAGCCAGCAACAAAGTCAGAAGTTGAGTTGAAATTAGTAAAAAGAGGCGAACCAAAAATAAGAATCGCCAAACCGTATAAAAAAATGCCCCATCCCATTGTGAACTTTGAAAATGTATTTGATTTTATGGATACTAAAAATTTACATAGGTCGGGCGGTAAAAGTAAATCAAGTATACTCGCAGAGGGGCTCATAGGAGGGAAAGTAGTCGTTTCGTCAAGAAAAACAGCTTCTAAAAAACCGACTAGAATTCAATTAACCGTTGAAGATCATGGGCAACAACTACAAGCAAATGGTTCCGATTTTGTGGTAGTGGTAGCTTCAATTATAGATGAAAGCGGAGTTGTTAAACGTTTAAATGATAATGCTATTCGATTTAAAATTTCTGGTGAAGGTGAAATAATTGGTGATGCGTCTATTGAAGCAAATCCTAAAAAATTAAGTTGGGGCACCGCTCCCTTATTGGTAAAATCTACCTTGAAATCAGGTAAAATAAAAGTTATAGCATCGCTCGTGTCAAGCGGAATAAACACACCATTGGATGGGGAAATTGAGTTTGAAAGCATTCCTTCAAATGATTTGTTTATACAAGATGAAATTGGGTCAGAAAATGAAACAGTTGCTGTTAAAAGCTCTAAAACTGACAGAACTATGGATGATTTGACGCGAAAGAATAAAGAACTTTTGAAGAAAATTATTGACTTAGAGTTGAAAAAGGAAGAGAAAAATCAATTAGAGTACGATAAAAACCGTTAA
- a CDS encoding alpha-L-fucosidase, with amino-acid sequence MPTWFKDAKFGVFLHWGPYAVPEVSSEKYPKGIYQKSWREGEVWDFHRANYGDPSKFGYKDLIPLFKAEKFNADEWIQLFKQSGAKYVVPVGEHHDGYAMYNSHYTRWNVVQTGPKKDIMKLLSDACKTQGMKFGISSHYALNRAYYSHEDPTWDTNNPEFYDLYNEPVERNSLPTKKFLNMWWNRTTDIIDNYQPDLLWFDFGLDKPGFESVHKKILSYYYNKGLDWNKGVVFQDKNMGNESFPKDLIVLDIERGRMDGIYELPWQTDTSIGKKSWGYIKDEEYKTSNYLIDELIDIVSKNGCLLLNIGPKADGTIPAEAKKILTEMGEWLNPNSEAIFSTRPWKIYGEGPTKVSKGHHSEGENAEATFEDIRFTTKGDILYAIALDWSKNGNFNVKSLATGNKLELKKVKSVELIGGKKVSWKQTSEGLQIKVNEDKSKQAALAFKIEFKN; translated from the coding sequence ATTCCAACTTGGTTTAAAGATGCCAAGTTTGGTGTTTTTTTGCATTGGGGACCCTATGCTGTACCAGAGGTAAGCAGTGAAAAATATCCAAAAGGGATTTACCAAAAAAGTTGGAGAGAGGGAGAAGTTTGGGATTTTCATCGTGCCAATTATGGTGACCCTTCCAAATTTGGTTACAAAGATTTAATTCCACTTTTTAAAGCAGAAAAATTTAACGCCGACGAATGGATACAATTGTTTAAGCAATCAGGAGCAAAATATGTAGTTCCTGTGGGAGAGCATCATGATGGATACGCCATGTATAACTCTCATTATACACGTTGGAACGTGGTGCAAACTGGTCCCAAAAAAGATATAATGAAATTATTATCGGATGCTTGCAAAACACAAGGGATGAAATTTGGAATATCTTCACATTATGCTTTAAATAGAGCTTATTACAGTCATGAAGATCCAACTTGGGATACCAATAATCCTGAGTTTTACGATTTATACAATGAACCGGTAGAACGAAACTCTTTACCAACCAAAAAGTTCTTAAATATGTGGTGGAATAGAACTACCGACATTATTGATAATTACCAACCAGATTTATTGTGGTTTGATTTTGGTTTGGATAAACCAGGTTTTGAATCGGTACACAAAAAAATATTGTCGTATTACTATAATAAAGGACTGGACTGGAATAAAGGAGTTGTTTTTCAAGATAAAAACATGGGGAACGAATCGTTTCCTAAAGATTTAATAGTACTGGATATTGAACGTGGAAGAATGGACGGTATTTACGAATTACCTTGGCAGACGGATACCTCCATTGGAAAAAAATCTTGGGGATATATTAAAGATGAAGAATATAAAACGTCCAACTATTTGATAGATGAGTTAATAGATATTGTTAGTAAAAACGGTTGTTTACTACTGAATATTGGACCAAAGGCTGACGGAACAATTCCTGCTGAAGCTAAAAAGATTCTAACGGAAATGGGAGAATGGCTGAATCCTAATTCAGAAGCTATTTTTAGCACCAGACCGTGGAAAATTTATGGTGAAGGACCAACAAAAGTTAGTAAAGGACATCATTCTGAAGGCGAAAATGCCGAGGCTACTTTTGAGGATATTCGCTTTACCACAAAAGGGGATATCCTTTATGCAATTGCGCTAGATTGGAGTAAAAATGGTAACTTCAATGTAAAATCATTAGCTACGGGGAATAAATTGGAGCTGAAAAAAGTAAAATCAGTTGAATTGATTGGCGGAAAAAAAGTCAGTTGGAAGCAAACTTCTGAGGGGCTTCAGATTAAAGTCAATGAAGATAAATCCAAACAAGCAGCATTAGCATTTAAAATTGAATTTAAAAACTAA
- a CDS encoding RagB/SusD family nutrient uptake outer membrane protein — protein MKLNNSIKKYLNYCTLILVAGVVSCADNYLEVDSYGAPVLENFYKTPLDAEQALNAAYSPMREMYGVENFWGVMGTDIIFGDIGTDDFIKGGNRLVDNLPLYQKETYDIPTSNIAIEQIWKVNYKGILYANLILEKVPSIEFTNANRKKEIIAEAHFLRAYYFFDLVNTFGGVPLVDKVLAAGEYNIPRSTKSEIYAFIEAELQKTIADLPSRFSKDLSYLGHADKGAAIGLMMRVSLYQNKMGQVKTYGEQLFLIPQYELVEYKTIFEPEGEWNSGSIFEINFSSNTSVLGTGITQRISPKSKKGGGFMQAKEGLRNEFEPNDPRYLATFYNVSGGYGTGWYVKKYSWAPFSNNPSPTIGGNNNSANNIRVIRLADAYLMYAEAIYNIDPVTSVKYVNKVRTRARGAQPLTVVPDLPETLNGQALLDAIYHERRVELAGEGFRYQDLLRTNRVDAILVPLGFVKGKHEVMPIPYSQVTLSKGILKQNNY, from the coding sequence ATGAAATTAAATAATAGTATTAAAAAGTATTTGAATTATTGTACCCTAATTCTAGTTGCAGGAGTTGTTTCCTGTGCAGATAACTATCTTGAAGTAGATTCGTACGGAGCACCTGTTCTAGAGAATTTTTATAAAACACCATTGGATGCTGAACAGGCTTTAAACGCGGCCTACTCACCAATGAGAGAGATGTATGGTGTAGAAAATTTTTGGGGTGTAATGGGAACGGATATTATTTTTGGAGATATTGGAACAGATGACTTTATAAAAGGAGGAAATAGATTAGTTGATAATCTTCCCTTATATCAAAAAGAAACGTATGATATTCCTACTTCAAACATTGCAATTGAGCAAATATGGAAAGTAAACTATAAAGGTATTTTGTATGCTAATTTGATATTAGAAAAAGTGCCAAGTATAGAATTTACTAATGCAAATAGGAAAAAAGAAATTATAGCTGAAGCTCATTTTTTGCGTGCTTATTATTTCTTTGATTTAGTTAATACTTTTGGAGGTGTACCATTAGTAGATAAAGTATTAGCTGCTGGAGAATATAATATTCCACGTTCAACTAAAAGTGAAATTTATGCTTTTATTGAGGCTGAATTACAAAAAACCATTGCCGATTTGCCATCCAGATTTTCAAAAGACTTATCTTATTTAGGTCATGCGGATAAAGGTGCCGCTATAGGGTTAATGATGCGTGTCTCATTGTATCAAAATAAAATGGGACAAGTAAAGACTTATGGTGAACAATTATTTTTAATACCACAATATGAGTTAGTAGAATATAAAACTATTTTTGAACCAGAAGGAGAGTGGAATTCAGGTTCTATTTTTGAAATTAACTTTTCATCAAATACTAGTGTTTTAGGAACAGGTATAACGCAACGAATTAGTCCTAAAAGCAAAAAAGGAGGAGGCTTTATGCAGGCAAAAGAAGGTTTGAGAAATGAATTTGAGCCAAATGACCCTAGATATTTAGCTACGTTTTATAATGTTTCAGGAGGTTATGGAACTGGTTGGTATGTGAAAAAATATTCTTGGGCCCCTTTTAGCAATAATCCAAGTCCTACGATTGGCGGAAATAACAACAGTGCCAATAATATTCGAGTTATTAGATTAGCAGATGCTTACTTAATGTATGCTGAGGCGATTTATAATATAGATCCAGTAACCTCTGTAAAGTATGTCAATAAAGTGAGGACTAGAGCTAGAGGTGCCCAGCCACTTACAGTAGTGCCAGATTTGCCTGAAACACTTAATGGGCAAGCTTTATTAGATGCAATTTATCATGAAAGACGTGTGGAATTAGCAGGTGAAGGATTTAGATATCAAGATTTATTACGAACAAATAGAGTAGATGCAATATTAGTTCCTTTGGGATTTGTTAAAGGTAAGCATGAAGTAATGCCTATACCTTATTCCCAAGTTACGTTATCAAAAGGTATTTTAAAACAAAATAATTATTAA
- a CDS encoding sulfatase produces MIKKGILIVVSVLGLLTTCHSQNAQSRPNILWIMIEDWSQNLSCYGTKGVYTPNIDQLAKEGERFTNSFTTSPVCSTSRSAMMTGFYQNYIGANQHRTYKKVPLPYGIKPIPKLLEEAGYFTSLMSWKVDCNFLPDKKEELFMDTSDYTKKNQIGWRNRKKGQPFFASITFQDTHRPWDRDSIRPINLNDVVVPPYYANTDLVKRDWANGLEQVQIVDRQIGILLDLLKKDGLADNTLVFFISDHGGCHIRGKQFLYDEGIKIPMIMKWPGKIKPNVVNDDMVMSIDICATILEAAGVKEPVPLHGKSLFSKEVKDRKYIFAARDQMDETHDAMRAVRSKKYKLIHNLMPERPYLQFNSYKEGAYPVLAEMNVLHLEGKLTKEQDQFFSATKPVFELYDIEKDPYELRNLADVASYKVIKEDLIKVLNNWRQNVIKDKGISEDFKANGIFPDKCPTPTVDEWVVKNKDNYDFEKYGWPSWYPTKTLEEWKRVKQIWVPYVYREANNHMKRPQVSLSDSKEH; encoded by the coding sequence ATGATAAAAAAAGGAATTTTAATAGTCGTAAGTGTGTTAGGTTTGCTAACTACTTGTCATAGTCAAAATGCTCAAAGCAGACCCAATATTTTATGGATAATGATTGAGGACTGGAGTCAAAATTTATCGTGTTACGGGACAAAGGGCGTCTATACTCCCAATATTGACCAGTTGGCCAAAGAAGGGGAAAGGTTTACAAATTCATTTACCACCTCTCCAGTTTGTTCTACCTCTAGATCTGCCATGATGACGGGATTTTACCAAAATTATATTGGAGCAAATCAGCACCGAACATACAAAAAAGTGCCTTTACCTTATGGTATAAAGCCCATTCCGAAATTACTAGAAGAAGCGGGATATTTTACTTCGCTAATGAGTTGGAAAGTAGATTGTAATTTTCTTCCAGATAAAAAAGAGGAATTGTTTATGGATACCTCTGATTATACTAAGAAGAATCAAATAGGATGGCGTAATAGAAAAAAAGGGCAACCTTTTTTTGCTAGTATTACGTTTCAAGATACGCATAGACCTTGGGATAGAGACAGTATAAGACCTATTAATTTAAACGATGTAGTGGTGCCTCCTTATTATGCAAATACAGATTTGGTAAAAAGGGATTGGGCCAATGGCTTAGAACAAGTTCAGATCGTGGATAGGCAAATAGGGATATTACTAGACCTATTAAAGAAAGATGGTTTGGCTGATAATACGTTAGTTTTTTTTATATCAGATCACGGTGGTTGTCATATCAGAGGGAAACAATTTTTATATGATGAAGGAATCAAAATTCCCATGATTATGAAATGGCCAGGCAAAATAAAACCCAATGTAGTCAATGATGATATGGTCATGTCGATTGATATTTGTGCCACTATTTTGGAAGCCGCAGGTGTAAAAGAACCAGTCCCTTTGCATGGTAAAAGTTTATTTAGCAAAGAAGTGAAGGATAGGAAATACATTTTTGCAGCAAGAGATCAAATGGACGAGACTCATGATGCGATGAGAGCGGTGCGTTCCAAAAAATACAAATTGATTCACAACTTAATGCCAGAGCGTCCTTATTTACAATTTAATAGTTACAAAGAAGGAGCCTATCCCGTTTTGGCAGAAATGAATGTTTTGCATTTAGAAGGAAAATTAACAAAAGAGCAAGATCAGTTTTTCTCGGCTACCAAACCTGTTTTTGAATTATATGATATCGAAAAGGATCCTTATGAATTAAGAAACTTAGCCGATGTCGCTAGTTATAAAGTGATAAAAGAAGATTTGATAAAAGTCTTAAACAATTGGAGACAAAACGTAATTAAGGACAAAGGAATATCTGAAGATTTTAAAGCGAATGGCATATTTCCGGATAAGTGCCCAACTCCAACAGTTGACGAATGGGTAGTTAAAAACAAGGATAATTATGATTTTGAAAAATATGGTTGGCCAAGCTGGTATCCAACTAAAACTTTAGAGGAATGGAAAAGAGTTAAACAAATTTGGGTTCCTTATGTATATAGAGAAGCTAACAATCACATGAAAAGACCGCAAGTTTCTTTATCAGATAGTAAAGAACATTAA
- a CDS encoding alpha/beta hydrolase-fold protein translates to MNLSLEYLIREPKTKLDKNPLILLLHGYGSNEADLFSFASELPEEYYIISARAPYDLQYGSYAWYAINFDANENKFSDLDQARESRDIIANFIEELVANYPVDTDNICLLGFSQGAILSYAIALSHPEKIKNVIALSGYANAEIMEANFQNNDFSTLRIFHSHGTVDQVIPVEWARKTGPFLKDLNINATYKEYPVGHGVAPQNFYDFKNWLIEGK, encoded by the coding sequence ATGAATTTATCATTAGAATACCTCATCAGAGAACCAAAAACAAAACTTGATAAAAATCCGTTAATCTTACTATTGCACGGTTACGGCAGCAACGAAGCCGATTTATTTTCGTTCGCATCCGAGCTTCCAGAGGAATATTACATTATCTCCGCTCGTGCACCTTATGACCTGCAATACGGCAGTTATGCGTGGTATGCCATCAATTTTGACGCCAACGAAAACAAATTTTCCGACCTTGATCAAGCTCGTGAATCTCGTGATATAATCGCTAATTTTATTGAAGAATTGGTAGCCAATTACCCTGTTGACACCGATAATATTTGTTTATTAGGCTTCAGTCAAGGTGCTATTTTAAGTTATGCCATTGCTCTTTCACACCCAGAAAAAATAAAAAATGTTATTGCACTAAGTGGTTACGCCAATGCCGAAATCATGGAAGCTAATTTCCAAAACAACGATTTTAGCACCCTAAGAATATTCCACTCACACGGAACCGTAGACCAGGTGATTCCCGTAGAATGGGCTCGTAAAACGGGACCTTTTTTGAAAGACTTGAACATCAACGCCACCTATAAAGAATACCCTGTAGGTCACGGAGTAGCACCACAGAATTTCTACGATTTCAAAAATTGGTTAATCGAAGGAAAATAA
- a CDS encoding SusC/RagA family TonB-linked outer membrane protein: MKQTTRLRTTSFLSSRLKLTWSLTAIFCMGTVVSKSATSYSQSVKVSYDFNNVKITSVFEKIEKDTKYKFLFNNEEIKADRMISVKADNVDLKTVLENIFLDTNVSFKVKNKQIILKGEKNNIDTEVTSKAIQQIPIKGTVKDADGMPIPGANVMIKGTTVGTTTDIDGNYVLAVPETAKILVFSYLGLQTTEVAINGKKVVNVSLKSDAAALDEVIVIGYGTVRKSDVTGSLSSVSTEDMNKTQNVSIAQAIQGRAAGVSVSKSSGGPGSTPSVRIRGVGTVNNADPLYVVDGVPIVDISSINMADAKSVEVLKDASATAIYGSRGANGVILITTNSGRKGKPTISYSTYTGIETRIDNLEILNSEQWATLYNEGNINDGRVADPDLANPASLPNYNWKDAVYRNGSIQSHQVAISGGSENSTYYVSVGNISQKGIIENTSYKRTNFRVNNTYNIASKIKVGHNIQYAKAEQQSVPSFGGNSTSKTAFVGYLFDPITPFYNTDGSYSLATYSSQAVNPLGLARYGQSPQVKENFLGNIFLEVNILDGLVFKSNYGLEITNTKVDNFKPAYFVASNFNSPVSTYDLSRIENRVTVLTNTLNYNKKLADKHNITALLGQEVQEINWNSVVAQRSGIPESVTSPTLGSGSASSATNNGDITKSKLLSFFGRVNYNFDDRYLLTGTYRMDGSSRFGENNRWAKFPSMALAWNLHNEKFFNVEAISQFKFRAGWGETGNQNIPNSAAYNTLNVGTNYLYGNGETTNLGIAPLRPGNADLKWETTITKNIGLDIALLNNSVTFTADYFIKNTSDMLMAAPILQTSGYSQDPYVNAGEIVNKGLEFTANYKKIINDFSFSVGGNISFIKNEVVKLTTEGSIIQTGDGNNMYGISRTEAGHSLASFYGYNMLGLFQNQSEINNYAAFPNAKPGDVKYEDVNEDGIMDDKDKVYIGSPFPKFTYGINLDMSYKQFDFSAFFQGSEGNQIFNSTSYWLDTDLGSNSTTKILGRWTGEGTSNTIPRLTFTNSNNNAVVSSRFVKDGSYLRLKNIQIGYSFSKSLLDKIALDKVRLYVSGQNLLTLTKYDGLDPELGVDDSQNNPLDIGIDRGRYPSSRTISVGLDINF, from the coding sequence AAAGTGCAACAAGTTATTCTCAAAGTGTAAAAGTATCTTATGATTTCAATAATGTGAAAATCACATCCGTTTTTGAAAAAATAGAAAAAGATACCAAATACAAATTTTTATTTAACAACGAAGAAATTAAGGCTGACCGAATGATATCTGTTAAAGCCGATAATGTAGACCTTAAGACTGTATTAGAAAATATTTTTTTAGATACTAACGTTTCTTTTAAGGTCAAAAACAAGCAAATTATTCTTAAAGGAGAGAAAAATAACATTGATACTGAAGTTACAAGTAAAGCAATACAACAAATTCCGATAAAAGGAACCGTAAAAGATGCTGATGGAATGCCTATACCTGGTGCAAATGTTATGATAAAAGGAACCACAGTTGGAACCACAACAGATATAGATGGAAATTATGTATTAGCTGTTCCTGAAACTGCCAAAATTTTAGTTTTCTCCTATTTAGGTCTGCAAACAACCGAAGTTGCTATAAATGGCAAAAAAGTAGTCAATGTATCTTTAAAAAGTGATGCCGCTGCTTTGGATGAAGTTATCGTAATTGGATACGGCACAGTTAGAAAATCTGATGTTACAGGTTCATTATCTTCTGTAAGTACAGAGGATATGAATAAAACTCAAAATGTTTCTATAGCACAAGCTATTCAAGGTAGAGCTGCTGGAGTTTCAGTTTCCAAAAGTTCAGGGGGACCTGGGTCAACGCCGAGTGTGCGTATTAGAGGTGTCGGCACAGTTAATAATGCTGATCCTTTATATGTTGTAGATGGCGTACCTATTGTTGATATTTCTAGTATTAATATGGCGGACGCTAAATCGGTAGAGGTTTTAAAGGACGCATCTGCTACAGCTATTTATGGTTCTAGAGGTGCAAACGGTGTAATTCTGATCACAACAAATAGTGGGCGCAAAGGTAAGCCTACAATTTCTTATTCTACCTATACTGGTATTGAAACCAGAATTGATAATTTAGAAATATTAAATTCTGAACAGTGGGCAACTCTATACAACGAAGGTAATATTAATGATGGTAGGGTTGCCGATCCGGATTTAGCCAATCCAGCATCATTGCCTAATTATAATTGGAAAGATGCTGTTTATCGAAATGGTTCTATCCAAAGTCACCAAGTGGCAATTTCAGGAGGTAGTGAAAATTCTACCTATTATGTATCTGTGGGGAATATTTCTCAAAAAGGTATTATTGAAAACACATCTTATAAAAGAACAAATTTCAGGGTTAATAATACATACAATATAGCTTCTAAAATAAAAGTAGGACATAATATCCAATATGCAAAAGCTGAACAGCAATCGGTACCTTCGTTTGGTGGTAATTCAACTTCTAAAACTGCTTTTGTAGGGTATTTATTTGATCCTATTACTCCTTTTTATAATACAGATGGATCTTATTCTTTAGCAACGTACTCTTCACAAGCAGTTAATCCATTAGGGTTAGCAAGATATGGACAAAGCCCTCAAGTAAAAGAAAATTTTTTGGGGAACATATTTTTAGAAGTTAATATTCTAGATGGTTTAGTATTTAAATCAAATTATGGTTTAGAAATTACGAATACAAAAGTAGATAATTTTAAACCAGCATATTTTGTAGCATCAAACTTCAATTCGCCAGTGAGCACATATGATTTAAGTAGAATTGAAAATAGAGTTACGGTTCTTACCAATACTTTAAATTATAATAAAAAGTTAGCTGACAAACATAATATAACCGCTTTATTGGGACAAGAAGTTCAAGAGATTAATTGGAATAGTGTGGTTGCTCAACGTAGTGGAATTCCAGAAAGTGTTACAAGTCCAACGTTAGGGTCTGGTTCAGCTTCATCTGCCACAAATAATGGAGACATTACAAAGTCAAAACTATTATCTTTTTTTGGAAGAGTTAATTACAATTTTGATGATCGTTATTTGTTAACAGGTACCTACAGGATGGATGGATCGTCACGTTTTGGAGAAAATAACCGATGGGCAAAATTCCCTTCAATGGCTTTAGCGTGGAATCTTCACAATGAAAAGTTTTTTAATGTTGAGGCTATTAGTCAATTTAAATTTAGAGCTGGATGGGGAGAAACCGGAAATCAAAATATTCCCAACTCTGCAGCTTATAACACTCTGAATGTGGGGACAAATTATTTATATGGAAACGGTGAAACTACCAATTTAGGTATTGCTCCATTAAGACCAGGTAATGCCGATTTGAAATGGGAAACAACAATAACTAAAAATATTGGTCTTGATATAGCGTTATTGAATAATTCAGTAACATTTACTGCTGATTATTTTATCAAAAATACTTCTGATATGTTGATGGCAGCACCCATTTTACAAACTTCGGGTTATTCACAAGATCCCTATGTAAATGCGGGCGAAATAGTCAACAAAGGCTTAGAATTTACGGCTAACTATAAAAAGATAATTAATGACTTTTCATTTAGTGTAGGTGGGAATATATCTTTTATCAAGAATGAAGTGGTGAAACTAACTACTGAAGGCAGTATTATTCAAACCGGAGATGGTAACAATATGTATGGAATTAGTAGAACGGAAGCAGGACATTCATTAGCTTCTTTTTATGGATATAATATGCTCGGACTTTTTCAAAATCAATCGGAAATAAATAATTATGCAGCATTTCCAAACGCTAAGCCGGGTGATGTGAAATATGAGGATGTTAATGAAGATGGAATTATGGACGATAAGGATAAAGTTTATATAGGATCTCCTTTTCCTAAATTCACCTACGGAATCAATTTAGATATGTCATACAAACAATTTGACTTTTCTGCCTTTTTTCAAGGTAGTGAAGGGAATCAAATTTTCAATTCAACAAGTTATTGGTTAGATACTGATTTAGGATCAAATTCAACTACTAAAATTTTAGGGAGATGGACAGGTGAAGGAACATCTAATACGATACCTAGATTGACTTTTACTAATTCAAATAACAATGCAGTTGTATCAAGTAGATTCGTAAAAGACGGTTCTTATCTTAGATTAAAAAATATTCAAATAGGATATTCATTTTCAAAAAGTCTTTTAGATAAAATAGCATTAGATAAAGTTCGATTATATGTCTCAGGTCAAAATTTATTAACATTAACTAAGTATGACGGATTAGATCCTGAGCTAGGAGTAGATGATTCTCAAAATAATCCATTAGATATTGGAATCGATAGAGGAAGATACCCTTCTTCAAGAACTATTTCTGTAGGATTAGATATTAATTTTTAA